From the genome of Halorussus caseinilyticus, one region includes:
- a CDS encoding glycosyltransferase family 2 protein — MYNGNTVGVVVPAYNEQGFVGEVIDSVPDFVDRIYVVDDCSTDGTWREIRRHAEKVNHSATRLEVSPTLADGGLDFSERVVPIRHETNRGVGGAIKTGYRRAYDDGMDVTAVVAGDGQMDPDLLDRLVDPIVERKADYAKGTRLLDPEFREGMPAFRLFGNRLLSGLTKIASGYWRTTDPQNGYTAISHRALEELDVESLYDDYGFANELLVRLNCHGMTVADVAIPAIYGDEESTIRYRSFVPKLSWLLLTNFLHRQRTQLVESGGWVTSLGYALGAVGLLAAVVAGLLAGLGAFAALVVAGLVSLAVGAYSDRTSGDALELRVTDADE; from the coding sequence ATGTACAACGGAAACACAGTCGGCGTCGTCGTACCGGCGTACAACGAACAGGGGTTCGTCGGCGAGGTCATCGACTCCGTACCCGACTTCGTAGACCGAATCTACGTCGTAGACGACTGCTCGACCGACGGAACGTGGCGGGAGATACGGCGACACGCCGAGAAGGTCAATCACTCCGCGACCCGCCTCGAGGTTTCGCCGACGCTCGCGGACGGGGGTCTCGACTTCTCCGAGCGAGTCGTGCCGATTCGCCACGAGACGAACCGCGGCGTCGGCGGCGCAATCAAGACCGGCTATCGTCGGGCCTACGACGACGGGATGGACGTGACCGCCGTCGTCGCGGGCGACGGCCAGATGGACCCCGACCTGCTGGATAGACTCGTAGACCCCATCGTGGAACGGAAAGCCGACTACGCGAAGGGCACCCGCCTCCTCGACCCGGAATTCCGCGAGGGGATGCCCGCGTTTCGGCTGTTCGGCAACCGACTCCTCTCGGGTCTCACGAAAATCGCCAGCGGCTACTGGCGCACCACCGACCCGCAGAACGGCTACACCGCCATCTCCCACCGGGCGCTGGAGGAACTCGACGTAGAGAGCCTCTACGACGACTACGGCTTCGCCAACGAACTGCTCGTGCGACTCAACTGCCACGGGATGACCGTCGCGGACGTGGCGATTCCGGCCATCTACGGCGACGAGGAGAGTACCATCCGGTACCGTAGCTTCGTCCCGAAACTCTCGTGGCTCCTGTTGACCAACTTCCTCCACCGACAGCGGACCCAACTCGTCGAGTCCGGCGGGTGGGTCACGTCGCTCGGGTACGCGCTCGGTGCGGTCGGACTGCTCGCGGCAGTCGTCGCTGGTCTGCTCGCCGGTCTCGGCGCGTTCGCGGCCCTCGTCGTCGCGGGTCTCGTGTCGCTCGCGGTGGGCGCGTACTCCGACAGGACGAGCGGAGACGCCCTAGAACTCCGAGTGACCGACGCCGACGAGTAG
- a CDS encoding DUF354 domain-containing protein, producing MNYLFFTNTPAHVHLYRNAIAELEARGHETLVLARDYGCTLDLLDYYDIPHVVYGELATSKYSLARQLPSHYVTILREARAYDPDKIFGVGAYAAHAGAAIDAPVVLITDSENTHLDHAISRPFADAYLTPHTFDKDLGEKHHVFRGFKECAYLHPDEYEPQSDVREELGVGPDEEFVVVRLNAFGSHHDVGQAGFTPEKRRRLVAELAEDATVFVSDEGEEMDFSETPAREFDLHPALLHDALAEASLLVADTQTMVTEAALLGTPAIRSNSFVGDGDMGNFAELEREGLIFNRREFDAVMETATDLLGRSGVAREWARKRETFLADKVNLTDLVVEVATDPTRLASLPTKRTHDRMPTGASV from the coding sequence ATGAACTACCTGTTCTTCACGAACACCCCGGCCCACGTCCACCTCTATCGCAACGCCATCGCGGAGTTAGAGGCGCGTGGCCACGAGACGCTGGTGCTGGCGCGCGACTACGGATGCACGCTCGACCTGCTCGACTACTACGACATCCCGCACGTCGTCTACGGCGAACTGGCGACCAGCAAGTACTCGCTGGCCCGACAGCTTCCGAGCCACTACGTCACCATCCTCCGGGAGGCCCGAGCGTACGACCCGGACAAGATTTTTGGCGTCGGCGCGTACGCCGCCCACGCGGGGGCCGCCATCGACGCGCCGGTGGTCCTCATCACCGACTCGGAGAACACCCACCTCGACCACGCCATCTCGCGGCCCTTCGCCGACGCCTACCTCACGCCCCACACCTTCGACAAGGACCTCGGCGAGAAACACCACGTCTTCCGCGGGTTCAAGGAGTGTGCGTACCTCCATCCAGACGAGTACGAACCTCAGAGCGACGTGCGCGAGGAGTTGGGCGTCGGCCCGGACGAGGAGTTCGTCGTCGTCCGGCTCAACGCCTTCGGCTCGCACCACGACGTGGGACAGGCCGGATTCACGCCCGAGAAGCGCCGCCGACTCGTGGCGGAGTTGGCCGAAGACGCGACCGTCTTCGTCTCCGACGAGGGCGAGGAGATGGACTTCTCGGAGACGCCCGCCCGCGAGTTCGACCTGCATCCCGCGCTCCTCCACGACGCGCTCGCGGAGGCGTCGTTGCTGGTCGCCGACACCCAGACGATGGTGACCGAGGCGGCGCTGTTGGGGACGCCCGCGATTCGGTCGAACTCCTTCGTCGGCGACGGCGACATGGGCAACTTCGCCGAACTCGAACGCGAGGGTCTCATCTTCAACCGCCGGGAGTTCGACGCCGTGATGGAGACGGCGACCGACCTCCTCGGACGGTCGGGGGTCGCCCGCGAGTGGGCGCGCAAGCGCGAGACGTTCCTCGCGGACAAGGTGAACCTCACCGACCTCGTGGTCGAGGTTGCGACCGACCCGACGAGACTCGCGTCGCTCCCGACCAAGCGGACCCACGACCGGATGCCGACCGGCGCGTCGGTCTGA